A portion of the Citrobacter rodentium NBRC 105723 = DSM 16636 genome contains these proteins:
- a CDS encoding PTS mannose/fructose/sorbose/N-acetylgalactosamine transporter subunit IIC, with product MIFEATLIGILCYLGALSSPWLFGLTGGWYLITRPLISGMLVGLILGDMQTGIVIGVAVQAVYIAMVTPGGSMPADLNFVAYPAIALGILSGKGPEVAVALAATIGIAGTILFNAMMVLNSFWNHRADVALERGDERGLYLNSAIWPQVSNFILRFVPTFIAVYFGAQYISGFMDSLPGIVLSTMNVLGGILPAVGIAILLKQIIKNYSMLIYFLVGFVCIVFLKLNMVALVIVGSLLALIHYNYKPEAPQAVNAASAAKDDDEDEF from the coding sequence ATGATCTTTGAAGCGACGTTAATCGGCATTCTGTGCTATCTCGGCGCCCTCAGCAGCCCCTGGCTTTTTGGGCTGACCGGCGGCTGGTATCTGATTACCCGCCCCCTGATTTCCGGCATGTTAGTGGGGCTCATTCTCGGGGATATGCAAACCGGGATCGTCATCGGGGTTGCGGTGCAGGCGGTCTATATCGCGATGGTGACGCCAGGGGGATCGATGCCTGCGGATCTCAATTTTGTGGCTTACCCGGCGATTGCGCTGGGCATCCTGTCGGGTAAAGGTCCTGAAGTCGCCGTTGCGCTGGCGGCGACAATCGGCATCGCCGGCACCATTTTGTTTAACGCGATGATGGTGCTGAACTCCTTCTGGAACCATCGGGCCGACGTGGCGCTGGAGCGCGGCGACGAGCGCGGTCTTTATCTGAACAGCGCCATCTGGCCGCAGGTATCAAACTTTATATTACGTTTCGTGCCTACCTTTATTGCGGTCTATTTCGGCGCGCAGTACATCAGCGGTTTTATGGATAGCCTGCCGGGGATAGTGCTCTCCACGATGAACGTGCTGGGCGGCATTCTGCCCGCGGTAGGGATTGCGATCCTGCTCAAGCAGATCATCAAAAACTACAGCATGCTGATCTATTTTCTGGTCGGCTTCGTCTGCATCGTTTTTTTAAAACTCAACATGGTCGCGCTGGTGATCGTCGGTTCACTGCTGGCGTTGATTCACTACAACTACAAGCCGGAAGCGCCACAGGCGGTGAATGCGGCATCCGCAGCTAAAGATGATGATGAGGATGAATTCTGA
- a CDS encoding PTS system mannose/fructose/sorbose family transporter subunit IID encodes MEQRTLTRKDLRRCWRAWMMHNLSSMSFERLASFGFCLSMLPVAKKLYPDAAQRHEMLRRHASFYNTEPQIGAIVNGMALGLEEKKANGEPIDGETINTLKVGLMGPIAGIGDSMIPGMLIPILLSIGMALAAGGNILGPLFYTVAWLAIIIPGSWFLFLKGYKMGSGSVEMLVSSKSARLREALSLLGVFVMGGVAASYVKLGTGLEFITKDGVNIHVQQMLDGIFPQLLPLAVVLGTWYLMAKRGVSPVKAMVLLLVLAALGVATGLFAG; translated from the coding sequence ATGGAACAACGCACCCTGACCCGTAAAGATCTCCGCCGCTGCTGGCGGGCATGGATGATGCACAACCTCTCCTCAATGAGCTTTGAGCGTCTGGCATCATTTGGCTTTTGTCTGAGCATGTTGCCGGTCGCGAAAAAACTCTATCCGGACGCCGCGCAGCGTCATGAAATGCTGCGGCGGCACGCATCGTTCTACAATACCGAACCCCAGATTGGCGCTATCGTCAACGGCATGGCGCTCGGTCTGGAAGAGAAGAAAGCCAACGGCGAACCGATTGATGGCGAAACCATTAATACGTTAAAAGTCGGCCTGATGGGCCCGATTGCCGGTATTGGCGACTCCATGATCCCAGGGATGCTAATCCCTATCCTGCTGAGCATCGGTATGGCGCTCGCCGCCGGGGGAAATATTCTTGGGCCGCTGTTTTATACCGTCGCCTGGCTGGCCATCATTATACCCGGCTCCTGGTTCCTGTTTTTGAAAGGCTACAAAATGGGCTCCGGTTCGGTTGAAATGCTGGTGAGCAGTAAATCAGCCCGTCTGCGTGAAGCCCTGTCGCTGCTGGGCGTATTTGTCATGGGCGGCGTGGCGGCAAGCTACGTTAAGCTGGGAACCGGGCTGGAATTTATCACCAAAGACGGGGTAAATATTCATGTTCAGCAGATGCTCGACGGCATCTTTCCCCAGCTGCTGCCGCTGGCCGTGGTGCTCGGCACGTGGTATTTGATGGCGAAGCGCGGCGTCTCTCCGGTGAAAGCGATGGTTCTGCTACTTGTGCTGGCGGCGCTGGGGGTCGCAACGGGACTGTTTGCCGGATAA
- a CDS encoding glucose-6-phosphate isomerase family protein translates to MADALHSFGLDMAVHHHPPGFSYGDEVTGPMPEIRRLDQIRASLRDPHCSGPQEVYAIAMDVARMQDRDELRKRMLLFGVVTYAAGRLGEEPVRSQGHVHRISQHSGWSPPELYEIWQGKAIVYMQEHVGDDPGRCFAVIAGPGEKVLVPPGWGHATISADPDAPLTFGAWCDREYGFEYEAIRARKGLAWYPLLQDKNVVWQHNPRYLPGRLQVVTPRQYTEFAITSAPVYQQFIDDPARFQFISRPDKVAELWAHFHP, encoded by the coding sequence ATGGCTGACGCACTTCACTCTTTCGGTCTGGATATGGCGGTGCATCATCATCCGCCCGGCTTTAGCTATGGCGATGAGGTCACCGGGCCGATGCCGGAAATTCGCCGACTCGACCAGATTCGTGCTTCGCTGCGCGACCCGCATTGCAGCGGGCCGCAGGAGGTCTATGCCATCGCGATGGATGTCGCCAGGATGCAGGATCGCGACGAGCTGAGAAAGCGTATGCTGTTATTTGGCGTGGTGACCTACGCGGCAGGGCGGCTGGGTGAAGAGCCGGTACGTAGCCAGGGGCATGTCCATCGCATCAGCCAGCACAGCGGCTGGTCGCCGCCGGAGCTGTATGAGATCTGGCAGGGAAAAGCGATCGTCTATATGCAGGAGCATGTCGGAGACGATCCGGGACGCTGTTTCGCGGTGATTGCCGGTCCCGGCGAGAAGGTGCTGGTGCCGCCGGGCTGGGGACACGCCACTATCTCCGCCGATCCTGACGCGCCATTAACCTTTGGCGCGTGGTGCGATCGCGAATACGGCTTTGAGTATGAGGCGATAAGAGCGCGCAAAGGCCTGGCCTGGTATCCGCTGTTGCAGGATAAAAACGTGGTCTGGCAGCATAACCCGCGCTATCTTCCGGGTCGCCTGCAGGTCGTGACGCCCCGGCAATATACGGAGTTTGCCATCACTTCCGCCCCGGTATACCAGCAGTTTATTGACGATCCCGCCCGTTTCCAGTTTATTTCCCGTCCGGATAAAGTTGCGGAGCTGTGGGCTCACTTTCATCCATAA